One Archangium violaceum genomic window, GGGACACGATGATCTCCCTGGAGGGGCTGACGCTGTGCACGGGCCTGCACTCCACGGCGGCGGCCATCCTGCGCACCTTCCATCACCACGTGCGGGACGGCCTGCTGCCCAACCTCTTCCCCGAGGGCGAGAACGAGGGCCTGTACCACACGGCGGACGCGACGATGTGGTTCTTCCACGCGGTGGATCGCTACCTCGAGCACACGAAGGACGAGGAGCTGCTGCGGGACTTCTACCCGACGCTGGCGAAGATCATCGACCACCACCAGAAGGGAACGCGGCACAACATCCGGGTGGATCCCGCGGATGGCCTGCTGAGCCAGGGCGAGGAGGGCTACCAGCTCACGTGGATGGACGCGAAGGTGGACGGCTGGGTGGTGACGCCGAGGCGCGGCAAGCCGGTGGAGATCAACGCGCTGTGGTTCAACGCGCTGCGGCTGATGGTGGAGTGGTCCGAGCGGCTGGGCAAGGACGCGAGGCCGTACGCGGCGGCGGCGGAGAAGGCCTACGCGAGCTTCAACCGGCGCTTCTGGAACGCGACGGAGTCCTGCCTGTTCGACGTCGTGGACGGTGAGGACGGGAAGGACGATCCCTCGGTGAGGCCGAACCAGGTGTTCGCCATCTCGCTGAAGAATCCGGTGCTGCGGCGGGACAAGTGGGAGCCCGTGCTGGAGAAGGTGCGCAAGGAATTGCTGACACCGGTGGGCCTGAGGAGCCTGGCGCCGGGGCACCCGGACTACAAGGCGAAGTACGACGGAGATCTGCGGGCGCGCGACGCGGCGTATCACCAGGGCACCGTGTGGGGCTGGTTGATCGGCCACTACGTGGACGCGACGATGAAGGTGAACCCGGACAAGGGCGCGGCGCGGGAACTGCTCAGCGGTCTGGAGGATCACCTGGAGCACGCGGGCGTGGGGCAGATCAGTGAGATCTTCGATGCCACGGAGCCCTACCGGCCGCGAGGGTGCATCGCCCAGGCCTGGAGCGTGGCGGAGGCGCTGCGCGTCTTCCTGAAGACCGGGGCCCGCTGACCTCTCCCATGAGCGATGTCCGCCGGCTCTACATCCTCCGCTGCGGGTACGAGATCCTGCCGAGATCCGTCTCCATCCACGGAGCGGATCCCACCGTCATCCTGTGCGAGCCGGTCTGCGCCTATCTCCTGGATACGGCGCACGGTTGGGTCCTCTTCGATACCGGGATCGATCCCGCGCGGTTGAAGGATCCGGCGTTGCGCCAGCGGTTCTTCTCGGGTCCGGGTTGGCTGGCGCCGCCCATCGTCCTGCCGGAGCACGAGCTGCTGCCGCAACTGGCGAGGCTGGGGATCGGGGCGGACGACATCTCCGCCGTCATCCTCAGCCACGTCCATTACGACCACACGGGCCACCTCAAATACCTGCGCAACGCCCGCATCTACATCCAGCGCCGCGAGTACGACTTCGCCATGGGTCCTCATGGCAACCCGGCGGTGTTCGACGAGGACCTCCGTCTGGCGGACCGTGATTGGCGGCTCGTCGAGGGCGACTGGGAGCTGATGCCGGGCGTGCGTGGCGTCCTGACGCCCGGTCACATGCCCGGGCACCAATCACTCGTCGTCGAGCTGCCCGTGAGTGGCACGAAGATCCTCGTCGCCGACGCGGGAGACCTGCACGAGAACTTCGAGCGGGAGCTGGCGCCCGGGGAGTGCTCGACCCCCGAGCAGGGCATCGCGTCGATTCGCAAGCTCAAGGCGATCCGCGACGCCACCGGCGGCGAGCTCGTCCTCCTGCATGATCCGGACGACGTCCATTCGCGCCGCCTCGCTCCGGACTTCTACGAGTAGTCGGCCCGGAAGAAGACGTCACGAATCCAGGAGAGTCACTCCACCTGTCCGCCCTGATTGGGCACACCAGGAGGAGGACATGAACAGGAAAAGAACCATCAGCGGGCTGCTGGCGGGATGTCTCTGCGTGTTCGCGGCGGCACCCGCCTGGGCCTTCGACAACGCGGCGGCTGATCGGGTCCTACAGACCGCCCAGCAGAAGTTGCGCGCCACATCCTCGGATCCCGCGATACCGACCAACCAGTACCCCAAGGCCACGACCAACGGCCCATGGCGGCTCGTCCCCAACACGGCCAACCACGACTGGGTCCAGGGCTTCTTCCCGGGTCAGCTCTGGCTCATGTACGAGCAGGGGCGGGATCCCTTCTGGCGCACCAAGGCCGACGCCTGGACGCGCAACCTGGAGGTCCAGAAGAGCAACACCGACATCCGTCAAATCACCCATGATCTGGGCTTCAAGTTCATGAACAGCTTCGGCCAGGCGTACCGGCTGACGGGGGATGACTACTACCGGCAGGTGACGTTGACGGCCGCCACCTCGCTGGCCAGACGTTTCAACCCCACCGTGGGCGTCATCGATTGCTGCGATTGGAATGACGGCACCTGGCATGTGCCCATGGTCGTGGACACGATGATGAACCTGGAGCTGCTCTTCTGGGGAGCCCGGAACGGAGGAGATCCCGCCTGGAACGACATGGCGCTCCGTCATGCATTGAAGACCGCTTCGGACATGGTCCGCGCGGACGGCGGCACCTTCCACGTGGTGGATTACAGCACCTCGGGCGCCATCCTCTCCCGGAAGACGTTCCAGGGGTACTCCGACAGCTCCACCTGGGCCCGGGGACAGGCCTGGGCCATCTACGGTTTCACCACGGCCTACCGGTACACGCGAGATCCGCGCATGTTGCAGGCCGCGCAGAAGGTTACCGACTACTACCTGCCCCGGCTGCCCGCGGACTCCATCCCCAACTGGGACTTCAACGCCCCCGCGGACCAGCAGCAGAAGGACTCCTCGGCCGCCGCCATCGTCGCCTCGGCGCTCCAGGAGTTGAGCAGGTACGTCACCGACGCGACCGTGGCCCAGCGGTACCGGAACGCGGCCCTGGCGACGCTCGACACCCTCGCCTCCCCGGCCTACCTGAATTCGGCCACGGGTGGTGGCCCCGGCATCCTCCTGCACGGCGTGGCGTTCTACAGGACGGCGATCAAGCCCCAGGGAGAGGACATCGACAAGAGCCTCATCTACGGCGACTACTACCTCGTCGAGGCGGTGAGCCGCTTCAAGCTGTGGAACCAGGACGGGTGGCTCTCGACGCTCGGCTTCCCCGCGAGCGTGCGCGGCCTGGGCACCGGCAACACCGGCGTGCGGATCGTCGAGTTCGACGTGACGCCGCTCAGCCAGCCCATCGACGGCGTCATCGGCTACGCGGACACCTCGACCAACGTCACCGCCTACTCCAGCCTGGCCATGGCCATCCGCATGAACCCGAGCGGCTCCTTCGATGTGCGCCGGGGTGCCGCGTACGCCGCGCTCGCGAACGTGCCCTACCAGGCCAATGCCACGTACCACGTGCGCATGCGCACGGACCTGAACGCCAAGACCTACAGCGTCTGGGTGCGGCCTCCAGGAGGCACCGAGGTGCTCGTGGCCGACCGCTTCGCCTTCCGCTCCGACGCGCCTCCCACCGATGACCTCGGCAAGGTGTCACTCAAGAGCGGCCACTTCGACAACGAGTTCCGGGTCCGCAACCACACCGTGCGGGCCGAGACGGCGCCCGCCGCCAGCACGCGCCTGAGAACGGGGCGAGCAGGACCGGCGCGGAATCCGTAGGGCGACGCCTACTTCCGGCTCGCGAGCCCCCGCCGGACGGCCTGGACGAGGGCGCTCGCGGCCACCTCGCAGTCATCCGCGGAGCAGATGGCGGACACCACGGAGACGCCGTCCGCCCCGGCGGCGATGACATTCGCGGCGTTGGCGGCGTTGATGCCACCAATGGCCACGACCGGGACGGGCAACAGGGGCCGCAGGCGGGCCAGTTCCTCCAAGCCGAGCGCCGGAGTGGCGTCCGCCTTGGAACCGGTGGGGAAGATGGGACCCACGCCCGCGTAGTCCACCACCGACGGATCCAGCGTGCGCAGATCCGCCGGTCCGGTGATGGACAGCCCCACCAGCGCGTCGGGCCCCAGCAGGCGTCGGGCCACCTCGGGGGGCAGATCGCCCTGCCCCACGTGGACACCGTCCGCCCCCAGCACCATGGCCAGGTCCACCCTGTCATTGACGATGAGCGGCACCCCGAGCGGCCGGAGCCGTCCGAGCAGGGCCCGGCCCAGCTCCAGCGTCTCGCGCGCCGAGGCCTCCTTCTCGCGCAACTGCACCACGGTGGCCCCGCCGCGCACCGCGGCGAGCACCACGTCCACCAACTCGCGCCCACGCGCCAGCAGGCGATCCGTGACGAGGTAGACGGACAGGTCGGGCACACGACGGGACATGGGCGGAGCCTCCTCAGCCCACCCGGGCGCGGGCGCGCACGGTGTCCTCGTCCAGGGAGTAGAGCACGTCCAGCAGGTGCAGCTGCAGTGAGCCCGGTCCCTTGGACTGCTCGGCGGCGAGCTCTCCCGCCATCCCCAGCACCGCGAGCGCGCGCGCGGCGGCCAGCACCGCGTCGGACTCCACCGCCAGGAAGGCCCCCACCAGGGCGGACGCCGTGCAACCCATGCCCGTCACCCGCGCCATGAGCGGGTGGCCATTGTCCACCGCCACCACGCGGGTGCCGTCGGTGACGTAGTCCGTCTTGCCCGTGACGGCCACCACGGTGCCCAGGCTGGAGGCCAGCCGCCGGGCCGCCTCGAGCGAGGCCTCGGACGATTGGGTACTGTCCACCCCGCGCGTGGCGCCCGCCTCGCCCGCCACGGCGAGCACCTCCGAGGCGTTGCCACGGATGACCGCCGGGGCCTGGCGGGCCAGCTCGGCGGCGGTGCTGGTGCGGTAGCGCGTGGCCCCGGCGCCCACCGGATCCAAAACCCAGGGCACCCGGGCCCGGCGCGCGGACTGGACGGCCAGCTGCATGCCCTCCACCCACTCGGGTGACAGGGTGCCGATGTTCACCACCAGCGCCTGCGAGATGGCCGTGAAGTCCGCCACCTCCTCACGTGCGTGGACCATGGCGGGCGAGGCCCCCACGGCGAGCAGGGCGTTGGCCGTGTTGTTCATCACGACATAATTCGTGATGTTGTGCACGAGCGGCGACCGCTCCCGCACCGCCTTCAGCGACTCCCACACTCCTGAGATCAGGTCCACTGAGAGCTCCTCCTGCCAGGTCATCTAGCACCATCCGCCCCATGAGGGCAGGCTGACTGCCCTCCTGGCGTGCCGTTGAACTCGCCTTGCCTCCCAGGCTGCAAGAGAATGGGGGGCGACATGCCCCTCTTCCACCGTCCAGGACGCGTGACACCGCTCGGCAGACAACTGCTCGCCGAGCACATCCGGTCGGATACCGCCGCCCGAGAAGCCTCCGTGGCCCGGTTCAACAGCGGGGTGTGCTGCCTCTTCATCCTCACCGCGCTCGCCCTGGGACCCCTGCTCGGCTGGCCTCGCGCCCTCTCCGTGGCGGGCATGTGCGTCCTCTATGCCGGGTACTACGCGTGGCTCGCCCGGATCTTGAGCCGGGGCTGGTTCCATCCCGCCCTCTGCTGGTTCAACGTCTGCCTGGAGACCGCCGCCGGAGCGTGGATCTTCCTCTTCGACATCCTCTATGGGGATGCCGAGCAGGCGCTGTCCAACCCCTCGGCCGTCCTCTGGAGCACGCTCATCCTGCTCGCGGCGTTGCGCGCCAATCGCGGGCTGGCCTTCTTCGCGGGCTGTCTGGTGACGGCCGAGATGTTGCTGCTCTACTTCTTCGTCGCCCTGCCCCGGCTGAGCGAGCCCATCGCCCTGATGTTCACACCGACGCTCATGGTGCAGCGCGCCATCTACTACTTCACCACGGGTGGGTTGGCGGCCTTCGTGGCCAGCCACCTGACGCGCAAGGCCGAGGAAGCCCTGCACGCCATCCGGGCGAAGGACCTGGTGGGCAAGTACTTCCTGCACGAGAAGCTGGGGGTGGGCGGCATGGCGGAGGTGTTCCGCGCCACCTACAGCCCGGAGGGTGGCTTCGAGAAGGTGGTGGCCATCAAGCGCATCCTCCCGGCCTACGCCGAGGACGAGGACTTCGTGACGCTGTTCCGGCGCGAGGCGGAGCTGGGCTCGCTCCTCAACCACTCCAACATCGTCCAGGTGCTCGACGTGGGCCGGTTCGCGGACACCTACTTCATGGCCATGGAGTTCATCGAGGGGCTCTCCCTGCGCGAGCTGATCAAGCTCCACGGCCCCCTGCCGCCAGCGGTGGTGGCCTACATCGGGGCGGAGATGGGCCAGGCGCTCGACTATGTCCACCGGCGCACCGCGAGCGACGGCGTCCCGCTGAACCTCGTCCACCGGGACGTGAATCCGCCCAACATCCTGCTGTCGCGCATTGGTGAGGTGAAGCTGGGAGACTTCGGGGTCGCCCGCGCGGCCATCCATGTCCGCCTCACCCAGGCCGACCGGGTCCGCGGCAAGCTGGGGTACATGTCTCCGGAGCAGGCCCGGGGCGAGCCGTTCGACGGGCGCGCGGATCTCTTCGCGCTCGGCCTCACGCTGCACGAGGCGCTCACGGGACGGCGCCTCTTCCAGGGAGAATATGTGTCCGACACGACGCGGAGCGCTCCCCCGCCCTTCATCCTGCCGCCCTCGAGCTTCCGTCCAGACATCCCCCCCGCGCTCGACGCCGCCATCATGGGCCTGATCCAGTGGAGGGTGGTGGACCGCACGCCCCGGGGACTGAGGTTGCGCGAGCAGCTCTGTGAGCTGACCGGCGCCGTCGCGCCCTATCCTCACGGACAGGAGGCGCTGGCCCGCCTGGTCCAGGAGGCCATGGTGCGCAGGAAGCAACCGGTCGTGATCGGCGCTCCGGAGCAGGAGACCCGGCCGGAGTGTGATCCCGTCCTCGCCAGGAGCGAGGAGCCCACGGCGGTCCTGTCACCGAAGGGCGCGGTCGCGGGTAGGAAGGACTGACTTCCCGGAGATATCCAGTAGAGAGGTGACATGCGAAGCATCGATGTGTGGGCCAGGATGGGCCTCTTGCTCCTCCTGGGGGGTGCGCTCAGCGCCTGTGGGCTGGTGCGCGATTACATCCAGGAGGACCGGAAATCCTCGTACGCGCTTCCGGCCTTCACCCATGAGGCGGGAGACTGGCGTACCGAGCGGGTGCGGATGCGGGATGGCGTGGAGTTGTCCACCCGCATCCTGCTGCCCAAGGGGGTGGAACGGGCGCCGGTGGTGCTCATCCGCAACCCCTATGATCTCCGTTTCCTCTTCGAGCTGAGCTGCGACCTGTTCGTCCGCTACGGCATGGGCTGCGTCCTCCAGGACGTCCGCGGGCGGCTCGACAGCGGCGGCGAATGGTGGCCCCTGATGAACGAGCAGGCCGATGGCGAGGACACGCTGCGTTGGCTCGTGCAGCAGCCCTTCGTCGACGGTCGCATCGCGCTCTACGGCATGTCGTATCTCGGGGGAACCGCGCTCGCGGCTTCGGCGGGGCAGCTCCCGGTGGAAGTGAAGACGATCGTCGTCAGCGTGTTCGGCACGGACCTGCGGGAGGTGCTCTCCGAGCGGGGGCTGATGCCACACGAGCTCCTGACGGCGTGGGCGGCCTACATGCCGGGGCGCGAGTCGAAGCGCAGCGCGGGCTCGGCCTACCGGAAGATGCTCGCGCACCGGCCCCACCTCGAGGCGGATGTCGCGAGCTTCGGAGCGCCCCTCCCCTTCTATCGCGAGTGGTTGACGTCCCTACAGCCCGGGGGAGCGCTGTGGCAGCGGCCGGAGACCGAGGCCCTGCGCCAGAGTCCGAAGCACCTCGGGATCCCGATGCTCCTCGTCGGAGGGTTCGACGATCCCTTCCTCCCGGCGACCCTGCGCACCTGGGAATCGCTCGCCACGCGTGAGCAGAGCGTCATCGTGGTGGGGCCGTGGAACCACCTGGGAGCGCAGGGTGGAGCAGGCGTGAAGGTCACCGGCATCAAGGATGGCCTCGAGCAGTGGGGCACCGTGATTCCCTGGCTGCGCCACACGCTCCAGGGCGTTCCCCTGCCGTATGCCACCGGTCGCGCGCTCATCGCCGGGCATGGAGACCCGGGCTTCCGCGAGCTGCCCACCTGGCCTCCACCCACGCAGGAGCAGGTGCTCTTCCTCGATGCGGCACGGGCCGTCGCGGCGCCGGGGGCCTGTGCCTCCTCCTCGCTGACGTCCGAGCCGGACTCCACGCCGGCGGAGCTGAGCTACCGCTATGACCCTCTCCAGCCGTGGAAGAGCGAGGGAGGCGCACGGGGGATCGCGTTCGCCTTCTTGAGAGGGGATGGCGTCGAGCCGGGACCCGTGGAGCAGACGTGGCCCTGCGAGCGCGAGGATGTGCTGCGTTTCCTGGGCGCGGAAGCCGTGCGTGACGAGCGCATCGCCGGCCGGGCCCGGTTGCGCCTGCGCGTGCGTTCGAGCGCGGAGGACACCGCGTTCGTCGCCAAGCTCGTCGACGTGGACGCCAGGGGGCGGGCACTCCACGTGACCGATGGCGCGGCCACCCTGCGCTGGCCCACCGCGGACACCGCGACGCTCGTGCCCTACGTGCCGGGAAGTGAGCGCGAGGTGGAGATCGACTTCCATCCCACCTCCTGGGTGCTCTCGAAGGGGCACCGGCTCGGGGTGTGGGTGTCCTCGTCGAGCCATCCCATGCTGTCGGTGCACATGAACACCGCGCGGCCCTGGTACGAGGAGACGACACCCGTGGTGGCCCAACAGACGGTGGTGCTCGGAGGCGAGGGGGGCTCGCGGCTCGCCGTGCCACTCGAGGCCCCAATCACTCCCGCCTCCGCGGCACGGTGAAGAGTCCCTCTCATCTGTCGCCGGTGTCCGTGCCACCGGGTGTCTGCGAAACCCGGTGGAGTGCCCCTCCCGACTGCTCAGCCCGCGTGCTTCTCGATGAGCTTGCCGATGCGGGGGACGGCGGCCTCGACGTTCTTCTTCGCCGTGCCGCGGAGCTTCTCGTAGGTGCCCTTCACGAGCCCGCTCTGCGCGTTGCGGACCTTCCCGTCCGTGATGGCGAGCAGGGCATCGGCGGCGCGCCCCGAGTTCGACGTGATGTGGGCGGCCACCGGCTTCCCGCCCGTCTTGGCCTCCTGGTAGAGCGGATCGAGCGCCGCGGCGAACTCGGGGAGGAGATCCGAGACGGCGTGCCTGATGAAGCCGGGCTTGATGCCCTTCACCGCGCTGTAGCCCGCCTTGATGGCGAGACCCGAGATGCCGCCCTTGTCGGCGACCTCGGCGTCGATGAGCGCACAGCAGTCGTCGATGACCGCCGTCTTCTTGGTCTCGTTGGTAAGTGTCTCGGTGAGTGACGCCATCCCATCATGCCTTTCGTTCACCGGGCGGAACGCAACCGGGGGCCGGGAGTCCCGTCCGGCCCGACCGGGCGCATAGCACATCCCACGCACGGGAGGGCCCTCGCTCCTCGGTCAGGCCGTCAGGTACACGGAAGGTGCTGCCCTGCCCCACGGTGCTGTCCACGGTCATGACGCCGCCGAGCGCGCGGATGATGTCGTGGCTGATGGACAGGCCCAGGCCCGTCCCTTCCCCCACCGGCTTGGTGGTGAAGAGTTCTCCAGCACCTCGTGCAGATCCAACGGGTGGGTGAGCACCGCGTCGCCGAGAGAGAGCGCCCGGAGGCTCTCGACGATGAGCCGCATGCGCTCGGTGCCTCACGGGCCTCGGTGAGCGCCTCCAGCAGCTCGCGCAGGTCCTCCTGGGGCAGCTCCAGCCGGCGCAGCTCGGTGCCGATCCACCTCGCGCGCCTCGTGGCCCAGCAGGGACTCGGCGTGGGCGTTGAGGCGCAGCAGGCGCAGCAGGCGCAGTTCCCAGTGTCTGCCGGTCGAACTCCAGCGTGTTCTGTGCCTCCTCCGGAGACATCAGCTCGCTGTCCTTGCGACCGATGATCTCCTCCGCCGGCCTGCCGGGGAAGCGAGCCCCGACGCTGTTGATGAAGGTGTAGCGCCCCTGCAGATCCTTCGTGATGGAGAACGCAATACCCGTGAGGCGGTGGCGGGCGCAGGAGCTCCCTCGTCCAGACCCCCCCGTCCGTCCAACAGCACACGTTTGGCCCGACCCGAGGTCCACTGCACGTCCGGTGCCGCACACCCCATCTCTTCTGGACACAGGACGTGGGCAAAACCCCACACATCGCACGCACAAAACCCACCATTCCTCCCCCCCAACCACCTGGGGAAGGGGGTCGACTGTAAAAAGTTCCAAAAACCGGGTCTGTAAAAACGACCGATTACCGGCCTAGTCATGGAGGGCGCGCGCTGCAAGTACCCGCTTTCACTGAGGGACGTTCCGAAAGGCCCGCTGGCACCCGTATTGCTCTTGGCAAGGGGCACGAAGTCGGAACGCAAACCCCACCTTCTTTTCACCCACCCCGAGAGACGACCCCATGCAGG contains:
- a CDS encoding amylo-alpha-1,6-glucosidase, translated to MTPPATECPSLPRLAFDWPTGADFSDIVTREWLVTNGRGGYASGSVARCNTRRYHGMFIPGLEKRGRTVLLARLGELAVVRGRTYRLDAEDLADGTQVPEAATLLRGFHLDGLVPHWIYQVGEARIQRKLALVHGENTLIVLWEHLSGPEVALQLRPFPAMRMHDDKLHHSELEPTVLLRGSRVEMQAGDGVPPMKMRLYSPRPAPFVGLCEASAPQFYRVEKARGYDFVETLVSPGYFDCTLRPGESLALGVTTEDAVVLDREPQETLSLEYERERRLLVRAPEEARTGVPARLVLAADQFIIDPTRPADDAWARAVGQDARSVIAGYHWFTDWGRDTMISLEGLTLCTGLHSTAAAILRTFHHHVRDGLLPNLFPEGENEGLYHTADATMWFFHAVDRYLEHTKDEELLRDFYPTLAKIIDHHQKGTRHNIRVDPADGLLSQGEEGYQLTWMDAKVDGWVVTPRRGKPVEINALWFNALRLMVEWSERLGKDARPYAAAAEKAYASFNRRFWNATESCLFDVVDGEDGKDDPSVRPNQVFAISLKNPVLRRDKWEPVLEKVRKELLTPVGLRSLAPGHPDYKAKYDGDLRARDAAYHQGTVWGWLIGHYVDATMKVNPDKGAARELLSGLEDHLEHAGVGQISEIFDATEPYRPRGCIAQAWSVAEALRVFLKTGAR
- a CDS encoding N-acyl homoserine lactonase family protein — its product is MSDVRRLYILRCGYEILPRSVSIHGADPTVILCEPVCAYLLDTAHGWVLFDTGIDPARLKDPALRQRFFSGPGWLAPPIVLPEHELLPQLARLGIGADDISAVILSHVHYDHTGHLKYLRNARIYIQRREYDFAMGPHGNPAVFDEDLRLADRDWRLVEGDWELMPGVRGVLTPGHMPGHQSLVVELPVSGTKILVADAGDLHENFERELAPGECSTPEQGIASIRKLKAIRDATGGELVLLHDPDDVHSRRLAPDFYE
- a CDS encoding glycoside hydrolase family 88 protein; its protein translation is MNRKRTISGLLAGCLCVFAAAPAWAFDNAAADRVLQTAQQKLRATSSDPAIPTNQYPKATTNGPWRLVPNTANHDWVQGFFPGQLWLMYEQGRDPFWRTKADAWTRNLEVQKSNTDIRQITHDLGFKFMNSFGQAYRLTGDDYYRQVTLTAATSLARRFNPTVGVIDCCDWNDGTWHVPMVVDTMMNLELLFWGARNGGDPAWNDMALRHALKTASDMVRADGGTFHVVDYSTSGAILSRKTFQGYSDSSTWARGQAWAIYGFTTAYRYTRDPRMLQAAQKVTDYYLPRLPADSIPNWDFNAPADQQQKDSSAAAIVASALQELSRYVTDATVAQRYRNAALATLDTLASPAYLNSATGGGPGILLHGVAFYRTAIKPQGEDIDKSLIYGDYYLVEAVSRFKLWNQDGWLSTLGFPASVRGLGTGNTGVRIVEFDVTPLSQPIDGVIGYADTSTNVTAYSSLAMAIRMNPSGSFDVRRGAAYAALANVPYQANATYHVRMRTDLNAKTYSVWVRPPGGTEVLVADRFAFRSDAPPTDDLGKVSLKSGHFDNEFRVRNHTVRAETAPAASTRLRTGRAGPARNP
- the thiE gene encoding thiamine phosphate synthase → MSRRVPDLSVYLVTDRLLARGRELVDVVLAAVRGGATVVQLREKEASARETLELGRALLGRLRPLGVPLIVNDRVDLAMVLGADGVHVGQGDLPPEVARRLLGPDALVGLSITGPADLRTLDPSVVDYAGVGPIFPTGSKADATPALGLEELARLRPLLPVPVVAIGGINAANAANVIAAGADGVSVVSAICSADDCEVAASALVQAVRRGLASRK
- the thiM gene encoding hydroxyethylthiazole kinase; this translates as MDLISGVWESLKAVRERSPLVHNITNYVVMNNTANALLAVGASPAMVHAREEVADFTAISQALVVNIGTLSPEWVEGMQLAVQSARRARVPWVLDPVGAGATRYRTSTAAELARQAPAVIRGNASEVLAVAGEAGATRGVDSTQSSEASLEAARRLASSLGTVVAVTGKTDYVTDGTRVVAVDNGHPLMARVTGMGCTASALVGAFLAVESDAVLAAARALAVLGMAGELAAEQSKGPGSLQLHLLDVLYSLDEDTVRARARVG
- a CDS encoding serine/threonine-protein kinase yields the protein MPLFHRPGRVTPLGRQLLAEHIRSDTAAREASVARFNSGVCCLFILTALALGPLLGWPRALSVAGMCVLYAGYYAWLARILSRGWFHPALCWFNVCLETAAGAWIFLFDILYGDAEQALSNPSAVLWSTLILLAALRANRGLAFFAGCLVTAEMLLLYFFVALPRLSEPIALMFTPTLMVQRAIYYFTTGGLAAFVASHLTRKAEEALHAIRAKDLVGKYFLHEKLGVGGMAEVFRATYSPEGGFEKVVAIKRILPAYAEDEDFVTLFRREAELGSLLNHSNIVQVLDVGRFADTYFMAMEFIEGLSLRELIKLHGPLPPAVVAYIGAEMGQALDYVHRRTASDGVPLNLVHRDVNPPNILLSRIGEVKLGDFGVARAAIHVRLTQADRVRGKLGYMSPEQARGEPFDGRADLFALGLTLHEALTGRRLFQGEYVSDTTRSAPPPFILPPSSFRPDIPPALDAAIMGLIQWRVVDRTPRGLRLREQLCELTGAVAPYPHGQEALARLVQEAMVRRKQPVVIGAPEQETRPECDPVLARSEEPTAVLSPKGAVAGRKD
- a CDS encoding CocE/NonD family hydrolase, translating into MRSIDVWARMGLLLLLGGALSACGLVRDYIQEDRKSSYALPAFTHEAGDWRTERVRMRDGVELSTRILLPKGVERAPVVLIRNPYDLRFLFELSCDLFVRYGMGCVLQDVRGRLDSGGEWWPLMNEQADGEDTLRWLVQQPFVDGRIALYGMSYLGGTALAASAGQLPVEVKTIVVSVFGTDLREVLSERGLMPHELLTAWAAYMPGRESKRSAGSAYRKMLAHRPHLEADVASFGAPLPFYREWLTSLQPGGALWQRPETEALRQSPKHLGIPMLLVGGFDDPFLPATLRTWESLATREQSVIVVGPWNHLGAQGGAGVKVTGIKDGLEQWGTVIPWLRHTLQGVPLPYATGRALIAGHGDPGFRELPTWPPPTQEQVLFLDAARAVAAPGACASSSLTSEPDSTPAELSYRYDPLQPWKSEGGARGIAFAFLRGDGVEPGPVEQTWPCEREDVLRFLGAEAVRDERIAGRARLRLRVRSSAEDTAFVAKLVDVDARGRALHVTDGAATLRWPTADTATLVPYVPGSEREVEIDFHPTSWVLSKGHRLGVWVSSSSHPMLSVHMNTARPWYEETTPVVAQQTVVLGGEGGSRLAVPLEAPITPASAAR
- a CDS encoding DUF6918 family protein, whose amino-acid sequence is MASLTETLTNETKKTAVIDDCCALIDAEVADKGGISGLAIKAGYSAVKGIKPGFIRHAVSDLLPEFAAALDPLYQEAKTGGKPVAAHITSNSGRAADALLAITDGKVRNAQSGLVKGTYEKLRGTAKKNVEAAVPRIGKLIEKHAG
- a CDS encoding ATP-binding protein translates to MVGGEEWWVLCVRCVGFCPRPVSRRDGVCGTGRAVDLGSGQTCAVGRTGGSGRGSSCARHRLTGIAFSITKDLQGRYTFINSVGARFPGRPAEEIIGRKDSELMSPEEAQNTLEFDRQTLGTAPAAPAAPQRPRRVPAGPRGARGGSAPSCAGWSCPRRTCASCWRRSPRPVRHRAHAAHRREPPGALSRRRGAHPPVGSARGAGELFTTKPVGEGTGLGLSISHDIIRALGGVMTVDSTVGQGSTFRVPDGLTEERGPSRAWDVLCARSGRTGLPAPGCVPPGERKA